In Mangrovivirga cuniculi, the following proteins share a genomic window:
- a CDS encoding RHS repeat-associated core domain-containing protein — MKLSCGTLQTAGVAKAYNLDTITYDLNGNITTLNRMDGQGAGMDQMTYNYVNGNQLKGVTDAGTEEGFKDGNNSNDDYDYDANGNMIADRNKGITKITYNHLNLPEEVWFDVTGSKKIVYTYDAAGIKLKKEVFEAGNLIKTTSYIGGMIYENGKLQQIAHAEGRIVPDTLPDETVQFKYQYHHKDHLGNVRMTYGETNDQDVYLATMESENASTEDGQFEKLGNRVPSIAANSTINGNEALRLNGVPGNIVGSAITITVNPGDVVDISVTGYHENVTNGSPLSTSILITALAGAFNPATTGIGESTSQMESAFTGAYGSSAFVGSSTSDAPAAYLNYLYFDTDFNLITGGFVQVPATGFMQHSLTLDNININQVGYVYVYTSYESESTDWVYFDDLTVTHNKKLEIIQSEDYYPFGLTFNEYQRKGFRENNFLYNGKELQDDFDLNWMDYGARMYDAEIGRWGVVDPMSEERNWLSPYNYVQNNPLIRIDPNGALDEWFRNDETGELEWVDVQADENGNKDYNIEGKTFVADNDASFLEVRDAYNFLEGDGAFGLDESYRVGSYVSSRTIDGISESIKSVPDKLHQADLAVINFSHSVKRTEFGGVFSVGTKSLNLSLKLGAYSTGETTGGGFVKINGNYDFNNVSIQEFATFNTTAAGFLSLDTELNSGANRAQLNASIGRASVTADSNGKYTLAIGKMSPGLSISTGVSGSKELFKYETKEIQLGN; from the coding sequence TTGAAGTTGTCTTGCGGTACACTCCAAACAGCGGGGGTAGCTAAAGCTTATAACCTGGATACTATTACCTACGACCTTAATGGTAATATCACAACATTAAATCGAATGGATGGCCAGGGAGCCGGTATGGACCAAATGACATACAATTATGTCAATGGCAACCAGCTCAAAGGCGTTACGGATGCCGGAACCGAAGAAGGTTTCAAAGATGGTAATAACAGCAATGATGACTACGATTACGATGCCAATGGTAACATGATCGCTGATCGCAACAAGGGCATTACTAAAATAACTTATAATCACCTGAATCTACCTGAAGAGGTGTGGTTCGATGTTACTGGTAGCAAAAAGATTGTTTATACTTATGATGCTGCCGGTATAAAATTAAAAAAAGAAGTTTTTGAAGCTGGGAATTTGATTAAAACTACTTCCTATATCGGCGGTATGATTTATGAAAATGGCAAGCTTCAACAAATAGCTCATGCTGAAGGACGAATAGTTCCGGATACACTACCTGATGAGACTGTTCAGTTTAAATACCAGTACCATCATAAAGATCATTTGGGTAATGTACGAATGACCTATGGTGAAACGAATGATCAGGATGTTTACCTGGCTACGATGGAATCTGAAAATGCATCCACAGAAGACGGACAATTTGAAAAATTAGGCAATAGAGTGCCCAGCATCGCAGCAAATAGTACTATTAATGGAAATGAAGCGCTTCGATTAAATGGTGTGCCTGGAAATATTGTTGGAAGTGCAATAACTATTACAGTAAATCCAGGCGATGTGGTGGATATTTCGGTGACCGGTTACCATGAAAATGTAACCAATGGCAGTCCGCTTTCCACATCTATCTTGATTACAGCATTAGCTGGAGCATTTAATCCGGCGACTACAGGCATCGGAGAATCTACATCTCAAATGGAAAGTGCATTTACCGGAGCATATGGAAGCAGTGCCTTTGTTGGTTCTTCAACTTCAGATGCACCGGCTGCCTACTTGAATTACCTGTATTTTGATACTGATTTTAATTTAATCACCGGAGGATTTGTTCAGGTTCCTGCTACAGGGTTTATGCAACACTCCTTGACTTTAGATAATATAAATATCAACCAGGTGGGTTATGTTTACGTATACACCAGTTATGAAAGCGAAAGCACCGATTGGGTTTATTTCGATGATTTGACTGTTACCCACAACAAAAAACTCGAGATCATTCAAAGCGAAGATTACTATCCCTTCGGTTTAACCTTTAACGAGTATCAACGAAAGGGATTTAGGGAGAATAACTTCCTTTATAACGGTAAAGAACTTCAGGACGACTTCGATCTAAACTGGATGGATTATGGGGCTAGGATGTATGATGCCGAAATTGGAAGATGGGGTGTTGTTGATCCAATGAGTGAAGAAAGGAATTGGTTATCACCTTATAATTATGTTCAGAATAATCCACTAATTAGGATTGATCCTAATGGGGCATTAGATGAGTGGTTTAGAAATGATGAAACCGGAGAATTAGAATGGGTAGATGTTCAGGCTGACGAAAATGGCAATAAAGATTATAACATTGAAGGGAAAACATTTGTAGCAGACAATGATGCTTCTTTTTTGGAAGTTAGGGATGCTTATAATTTTTTAGAGGGAGACGGTGCATTTGGTTTGGATGAATCATATCGAGTAGGATCTTATGTGTCAAGCAGAACAATTGACGGTATATCTGAATCAATAAAATCTGTTCCTGATAAGTTACACCAAGCAGACTTGGCTGTAATTAATTTTTCTCATTCTGTCAAAAGAACAGAATTTGGGGGAGTGTTTTCTGTTGGTACTAAATCATTAAATCTATCTTTAAAATTAGGAGCCTATAGCACTGGTGAAACAACAGGTGGTGGTTTTGTTAAAATAAATGGTAATTACGATTTCAATAATGTATCCATACAGGAGTTTGCTACATTTAATACAACTGCTGCAGGATTTCTTTCATTGGATACAGAATTGAATTCTGGCGCAAATAGAGCTCAGCTTAATGCCTCAATAGGTAGAGCTTCAGTAACAGCAGATTCCAATGGTAAATATACTTTAGCTATAGGTAAAATGAGTCCGGGCTTAAGTATATCTACAGGAGTTTCAGGTAGCAAGGAACTTTTTAAGTATGAAACTAAAGAAATTCAATTAGGGAATTAA